Sequence from the Miscanthus floridulus cultivar M001 chromosome 16, ASM1932011v1, whole genome shotgun sequence genome:
gagaaAGAAGGCCAGCTATCTCCAGTGATATATATGAGTTAAATAATATCACTGAAGAGtatcaaatggagggtgatcccacctcatttgaacaagccatgagaagcgatcaTTCATCCAAGTggtttgaagccatggaagatgaaatgagatcgatgagtgccaacgatgtttgggacttggaaGAAATTCccaaaggagccaaaatagtaggctgtaaatgggtctacaaaataaaatatgactcccaagggaagatagagagatttaaagcgcgacttgtggctaAAGGTTTCACACAAAGGGAGGGAATTGATTAcactgagaccttttctccagtctcatgtaaagattctctCAGAATAATAATGGCATTGGTGGCACACTATGATTTAGAGTTGCATCAGATGGATGTGAAGACGGcattcctaaatggggatttggaggaaaatgtatacatggcacaaccaaaaggttttatcgtggaaggcaaagaaaagatgggatgtcgcctaaagaaatcgatttatgggttaaagcaagcttcaaggcaGTGGAACTTGAAGTTTGATAAAACtgtaaagaattttgggtttaaagcaAATGTCGAGGACAATTGTgtttatacaaagtttaagaatgggaaatacattttcctagtcctGTACGTAGACGATATTTTACTTGCAAGTAATGATATGagtctactacaggagacaaaaagatttttgtcctcaaagtttgagaTGAAAGATGTTGGTGAAGCTTCCTATGTTTTGGGCatagaaattcaccgagatagaagaaagggggtattaggactgtctcAAAAGGCATACATTGAAAAGGTCTTGGAGAAATTCcagatgcataaatgtagtccttCACCTgcacctatagtcaagggcgataagtATGGGGATTTTCAGTGTCCCAAGAATGAGTATGAGCTCAACCAAATGAAAagtgttccatatgcttcagctgttggacatttacagtatgctcaagtatgcacaCGCCCTGACTTGGCTTATGTAACCGGGTTGCTTGGCAGATTCCAAAGTAATCCAGGTGttgaacactggaaattagtaaagaaagttttgcgatATTTGCAAGGTACAAAAGACCTGATGCTAACATACAGAAGATCTGAATCCCTAAAGATCTTGGGAtactcagattctgattatgcgggagatgacagaaagtccacatctggatatgtgttcactctcgcaaaaggagctatatcatggaaaagctcaaaacaaacagtTACTACAAACTCTactatgtatgccgagtttgtggcatgttatgaggcatcagggcaggtgaattggctaaagaaattcatacccggttTAAAAGTGGTCGATGACATCAATGGACCAATGACTCtatactgtgataataatccagctatagagtatgctcacaacaataggtcaagtggtgctgccaaacacattgacataaagtactatgttgtgaaagagaAAATCCAGGATCGTGTTATAAATCTTGAGCACATAAGCactgaaaagatgctcgcggatccacttacaaaaggcttaccacccaaagtGTTCGttgaacacgtagccggcatgggtttaaggagaagcctatgattcctggataaTAATAAGGGCCCAAAGATAAAGTATTTATTTATTTCAAACcagagatgtgtattgtagctgtgAAATCCAACGGCAATAGactgtgacgatgaaacatgttcTATGCACAAATCTGAGATGGAATAAGTAAAATGAAAAGGTTAAAGTGAAAGAGTAAAGTTAAAGATAAAGTTGaagatgagatcaagggggagaatgttagaatgATCTCAATCCCGAgttgggcccaacggcccaactCGGGCCCCTTGacccacgcgccctgatcgggggcgcccagcccactatggctggagggcccctgtcaccctgcgctataaaaagaaggtgggggccggcggctcaagacacgaggttcaccgtgagccgccacacccacctacaaaccctaacccgatcctaggggcgcagccagtgacgggaagcacctccGCCCGCCGCCACTGCACTGCACCATCGTCTACTACTTCACCGACCGACGCGATGGCCGAGGGCAGCTCCTCCGCCGCCGGATCCTCTTCCTCCGCCCCTGTCAAaccctctggtaaactcctcccacTCTTCCTCTACTTCTCTCTGTCACTGTCTACCGATCCCAAAGTTGTACCCGCTAGATCACTGCTAGACGATCCTAAAGTTATAACAACGCCTCCTCGTCGTCTTTCTGGTCGTCCTCGGCCACCACGGGCTTCATCACGTCGTCCCCCTCCATCACCACCGCCGCCACGACGACCTTCTCGTCGCTGGACCACCACCACCCGTCGTGGGGCCCAGCGACGTACGCCGCAAACGCCAACGCCAACGCCGTCTACGAGGTCGACGTCGACGACGCCGAACACGCAACGCGTCagaggcggcgtcggcggcggcgccggcagcGGAGGAGGAGCACGTGCGGGAGGGCGGTGGCGCCTGCTGCAGCGCTGGGGGAGgagacggcggtggcggtggaggtggaaGCCGCGGCGCCGTACGAGGACTTCCGCGAGtcgatggtggagatggtgacgGAGAAGGAGATGTACGCGTGGGAGGACCTGAACGCGTTGCTGCAGCAGTTTCTGGCACTCAACTCGCCGCGCCACCACCCGCTCATCCTCACCGCCTTCGCCGACCTCTGGGCACCCCGCGGAGGACCCTTCTGCCCTCCGTCCCCGTGCCTCTGAACCTCTCGCCAATGTCCGTCGACGTCGCCTCGTAGGCCTGCAACTGCAAAGCTAGTCCGCGGGCGATATTGATATGTTGCATTGTAACGCGTACGTACTGGTTATAATAAGCCTCTAATAATCTACTAGTAGCAAGGGCGAATGGCAAGCGTGCATGAGATGTGATGATGCGCACGTACTCGTTCTTAGTAAAATGTAAATCACTTCTCTTGTCTAATCCAAGGTGGTGCAGTAGTGGCATTAGGGCCTGATGCAGATATTTGTGCAACGAATTTATAGGAGtaataacttttttttttctagagTAACTTTGTAATCTCACGACGTTGAGACCGGGATATTTTTCATTTGCTTGATAAAATAAActttcctttatctaaaaaaagttCATTAATTAGCGGTTCTTAAATATATATGTTTGGTTGGGTTATCTAGGTTCCTAAACTAACTTGTTTGGATAGGTTATCTAGGTTCCTCCACATGAGTGGCTAGTTAGCGAGCAAGTCATCACTTGGAGACTCGCTACAACATGGGCATAGCTTTAATTTTCAGCAAGCAACCGAACCATGGATAGATCTTGTGTTCATATCTTGGCCTCAGTGATTTGCTACTACTCACATTTGTATTTACATTCATATCTATTGCTTGTGTGTGATAGTTGTTTGAGTAGCTCACTAAAGTAGTTTTAGTTGTTTAGTTAAGTAGCTAGTTTTAGTTACTTTGCTAGTTTTGCTCTCTGGTGTAactagtagctcttgtgtggtgtTGTGATAAAGACTAGAAATCAATTGCTACTAGAATTGAGTAGGGGCTTGCTTGAGTGAATAGAGCTAGAGTTAGTAGTGGCTATTAGGATCATTTGTTGTTCTAATGAAGTTTGCTCTAGTCTTGTctttttgtagagaatttttataggctattcaccccctcttttTAGCCAACTAGATCCTTTTAGCCACGCACCCACGACATTGTAGGTATGTGCACCATTTATACTATATTTTGGTGCCAAGCTTAGAAAATCATAGAACATGATTTCAGAAAACatatgaaactagtttcatattttttagcTAAAACATTTTTTGGAATGTTCTAAGATTAAATTAGTTTTTAAGTATTTTTAAATAAATGTTTTTCTTGAAAAAATAATTtaatgcaaatttttgtacaatatTTTGATAAAGTCTAATTGACTCTTACTATCGCCAAATTTCAATTTAAGGTTTTATGTAGCATCACGTCACCCAAAGCCACTTTCAAACTGTAAAAGGAGGTAAAttgaatggttttaaaagttagAGAGTTGAAAATCAGATTTTTCAATTGAGAGAGAAAAATTAGACTTTTGCTATAGTTAAGGGGGTCAGATTAGCTTTTTCCAAAGTATAGCTAGAGATGCTGGTCAACTCTTCCTTCACTAGCAATCCGCTCAGGCATCTCGCCAAttatgggcctgtttggatcaTCTCCTTGAAACTTTAGACCTCTAATCTTTAGAGTTAAAGCTCCAAACAGGTGGTCTAAAATTAGTTCTAAACTTTAGCTTACCTTACATTAGAGCTTTAGACATCAAAAGTGATCTAAAGTTTTTAAAGCTCTAAAGTTTAAAGTTTAGAGGAGGTGATCCTATCGTGGTGTACTGCGGTGATGGGCCTCAGCGAGTCCATGGACTTCGCCAATGCCGTTGGGCTCAATGTATTGTCCTTCCTTGACCGCAATGCGCTACACATCGTGCTCCTCGCTAGCGGCTACCGGCGCATGCGAGCTGCGCGTGAGTTGGGTGACGGCCTAGCCTGCCTAACGCTCACGTGGTCTGCATCATTCCTCTTGTTTCTTGTGACGTGGGCCGTGTTTCACTTCTTTTAAATGCGATATTTTTTTATTGAACTGTCTTTTTTCAATTTCTTTTGCACTATCGTACTCGTTACAACAGATCTACAAAACTAGACCCTTTTTTAGATTAAGATCCAATAGCCCCTActtttcttctacctccagcctctaGCCTCCACAAATCACATATCACAATTTtgttctatggaaggacaaatcatagatccgccaccgccaccgccaccaccaccaccactgccatggtcggcgcgggtgcggggacgagctcgccggtcgccggcgccagcgccggtggtca
This genomic interval carries:
- the LOC136511480 gene encoding transcription repressor OFP8-like, producing the protein MSLAGGGWSRRGGGGSRFELPQQQPPVVVDVGCNCRAPRLLSSLISSFKSHARGGVGKPKSYNNASSSSFWSSSATTGFITSSPSITTAATTTFSSLDHHHPSWGPATYAANANANAVYEVDVDDAEHATRQRRRRRRRRQRRRSTCGRAVAPAAALGEETAVAVEVEAAAPYEDFRESMVEMVTEKEMYAWEDLNALLQQFLALNSPRHHPLILTAFADLWAPRGGPFCPPSPCL